Proteins encoded together in one Chryseobacterium taklimakanense window:
- a CDS encoding aspartate aminotransferase family protein: MQKEFFQYQAQTTKFAAGFEIEKAEGSYIYGTDGKKYLDFVAGVSANTLGHSHPKIVSAIKEQADKYLHVMVYGEYAQEMPVKICQLLAAATPEPLEVTYLVNSGAEAIDGSLKLAKRYTGREEIISFKNSYHGNTHGALSVSGNEYHKREFRPLLPLVNFIEFNSEKDLEKITEKTACVILETIQGAAGFLVPESNYLKKLKSRCEEVGALLILDEIQPGFGRTGKLFAFEHFGIVPDILVMGKGMGGGVPVGAFMSSRKIMETLSHSPKLGHITTFGGNPLIAAASYATLKEVLESGLMNEVDEKEQLFRKLLVHPKIKNINGRGLMLAVNLGSPEYTLDVAKRCMEKGLIVFWQLYRNEYLRISPPLTINKSEIEEGCKIILETLDED, encoded by the coding sequence ATGCAAAAAGAATTTTTTCAATATCAAGCCCAAACTACAAAATTTGCTGCCGGTTTCGAAATAGAAAAAGCAGAAGGAAGCTATATCTACGGTACTGATGGTAAAAAATATCTCGATTTCGTGGCTGGGGTTTCTGCCAATACATTGGGACATTCACATCCAAAAATTGTTTCTGCAATTAAAGAGCAGGCTGATAAATACCTCCATGTGATGGTTTACGGTGAATACGCTCAGGAAATGCCGGTGAAAATTTGCCAGCTTTTAGCAGCAGCAACACCCGAGCCTTTGGAAGTAACCTATCTTGTAAATTCCGGCGCAGAAGCTATAGACGGGAGTTTGAAACTCGCAAAGCGATATACCGGAAGGGAAGAAATTATCTCTTTCAAAAACTCTTATCACGGCAATACACACGGCGCACTTTCGGTTTCGGGGAATGAATATCACAAACGTGAGTTCCGTCCGTTGCTGCCTTTGGTGAATTTCATTGAATTTAATTCGGAAAAAGATTTAGAAAAAATTACTGAAAAAACAGCCTGCGTCATTTTAGAAACCATTCAGGGTGCAGCTGGGTTTTTAGTTCCCGAAAGTAATTATCTCAAAAAACTGAAATCCAGATGCGAGGAAGTGGGCGCACTTTTAATTCTTGATGAAATTCAGCCAGGATTTGGCCGTACGGGAAAGCTGTTCGCTTTCGAACATTTCGGTATTGTTCCCGATATTCTGGTGATGGGCAAAGGTATGGGCGGTGGTGTTCCTGTTGGCGCTTTTATGAGTTCCAGGAAAATCATGGAGACACTGTCGCATTCACCGAAGCTTGGGCACATCACAACTTTCGGCGGAAACCCTCTTATTGCGGCGGCAAGTTATGCGACTCTGAAGGAAGTCCTGGAAAGCGGACTGATGAATGAGGTGGATGAAAAGGAACAGCTCTTCCGTAAACTTCTGGTACATCCGAAAATAAAAAACATCAACGGCCGCGGACTGATGCTCGCTGTCAATCTCGGTTCTCCGGAATACACTTTGGATGTCGCAAAACGCTGTATGGAAAAAGGCCTGATTGTCTTTTGGCAACTTTACAGAAATGAATACCTCAGAATCTCTCCGCCGCTGACAATCAACAAGTCAGAAATTGAAGAAGGCTGCAAAATCATCCTTGAAACCCTGGATGAAGATTGA
- a CDS encoding START-like domain-containing protein produces the protein MAKHKVHYEFPMHCLSEILYEYLATAEGLSEWFSDDVVEKGDDFYFSWGGGPAEKATLIRYKPESFVRFRWEEDEGTKNFFEMSIVIDEITEDLSLNITDFCHPGDEEENRLYWENLIENLQIKLGAA, from the coding sequence ATGGCAAAACACAAGGTGCATTACGAGTTTCCGATGCATTGCCTGTCAGAAATATTGTACGAATATCTGGCTACGGCAGAGGGACTTTCGGAGTGGTTTTCGGATGACGTGGTGGAGAAAGGCGACGATTTCTACTTCAGTTGGGGCGGCGGCCCCGCAGAGAAAGCAACTCTGATCAGATATAAGCCTGAAAGTTTTGTGCGTTTCCGTTGGGAAGAGGATGAAGGAACGAAGAATTTCTTTGAAATGAGCATCGTGATTGATGAGATTACAGAAGACCTTTCTCTAAATATTACTGATTTCTGCCATCCCGGAGATGAGGAAGAAAACAGGCTCTATTGGGAAAACCTGATTGAAAACCTGCAGATCAAACTCGGAGCCGCTTAA
- a CDS encoding aminotransferase class IV: MAFDNIYTSENFDLRNRAFLFGDAVKVSFFIKDSKLIMAEECYFFLMASMRKMRMNIPLSYTLEFFQNLFTENAVSKSVSNGIINFLVYRNADEKPLQKSDISFWFDVAELNDVLQIQGDFEMDLIKEISVNTNLLSNIRVHSPENVYAEIYAKENDLDDGILLNPNKRIARSIFGNLLFLEGDAIKIPKQSEGAYISPLMENFITFVHKSNLAKIEQAEMIAFESQKADEIMMISDEKGIFTVSKIRNKTFGSERFSEMIQKWSELFAE; encoded by the coding sequence ATGGCATTTGACAACATTTATACATCAGAAAATTTTGATTTGAGAAACCGCGCATTCCTTTTTGGTGATGCAGTGAAGGTTTCATTTTTCATCAAGGACTCAAAACTGATTATGGCCGAGGAATGTTACTTTTTCCTGATGGCTTCTATGAGGAAAATGAGGATGAATATTCCGCTTTCCTACACGCTGGAATTTTTTCAGAATCTCTTCACTGAAAATGCTGTATCAAAGAGTGTTTCCAATGGAATCATAAATTTTTTGGTTTACAGAAATGCTGATGAAAAGCCGCTTCAGAAATCCGACATTTCATTTTGGTTTGATGTGGCTGAACTAAATGACGTACTTCAGATTCAGGGAGACTTTGAAATGGATCTGATTAAAGAAATCAGTGTGAATACCAATCTTTTAAGCAATATCCGTGTTCATAGCCCTGAGAATGTTTATGCTGAAATTTATGCCAAGGAAAATGATCTTGATGACGGCATTCTTTTAAACCCAAACAAAAGAATCGCCCGTTCCATCTTTGGAAATCTGCTTTTTCTGGAAGGTGATGCCATAAAAATTCCGAAACAAAGTGAAGGTGCGTACATCTCACCGTTGATGGAAAATTTTATTACGTTCGTGCACAAGAGCAACCTTGCCAAAATCGAACAGGCAGAAATGATTGCGTTTGAGAGCCAGAAAGCCGACGAAATAATGATGATTTCTGATGAAAAGGGAATTTTCACCGTATCAAAAATCAGAAATAAAACCTTTGGCAGCGAAAGGTTTTCTGAGATGATCCAGAAGTGGAGCGAACTTTTTGCGGAATAA
- a CDS encoding YqgE/AlgH family protein, translating to MNYSYKGKILISTPDVSGDIFSRSVVLIVDHNENGAFGLILNKKNSDVSSSLKEIFGFKVDVYEGGPVENDKIFFIVKGKPVNEFFIEINEEFYLTEDVQTIVNEIFEQRLSPSDIKVFSGYSGWAAQQLEGEISRKLWTVVEVYNLDYTLPNDQSLWKSIMQNLGGEFLLWANAPEDISMN from the coding sequence ATGAATTACTCGTACAAAGGTAAAATATTAATTTCCACACCCGATGTGTCGGGCGACATTTTTTCCCGCTCGGTGGTTCTGATAGTAGATCATAACGAGAACGGTGCTTTCGGATTAATTCTGAATAAAAAAAACAGCGATGTAAGCAGTAGCCTGAAAGAAATTTTTGGTTTTAAGGTGGATGTTTACGAGGGTGGACCGGTCGAAAACGACAAGATTTTCTTTATTGTTAAAGGCAAACCTGTGAATGAATTTTTCATCGAAATCAATGAGGAATTCTATCTTACCGAAGATGTGCAGACTATTGTAAATGAGATTTTTGAACAGAGGCTGAGCCCTTCAGACATTAAGGTTTTCTCCGGATATTCCGGTTGGGCGGCACAGCAGCTCGAAGGAGAAATCAGCAGAAAATTGTGGACAGTGGTCGAAGTTTATAACCTGGATTATACTTTACCCAACGACCAAAGTCTTTGGAAAAGTATCATGCAAAACCTCGGCGGCGAGTTCCTGCTGTGGGCAAACGCACCTGAGGATATTTCTATGAACTGA
- the pdxH gene encoding pyridoxamine 5'-phosphate oxidase: protein MENLHDKRKVYDKSQLLECEVKKNPIEQFRDWFMEAEEADAISEANAMAISTMEQDGCPRTRMVLLKAYTWEGFIFYTNYDSRKGMAIKNNPKACLHFFWPPLERQIIIKADLEKLPANLNDGYFAQRPKGSQLGAKVSPQSKIIPNREFLENRLAELEQEYKEKEVPRPENWGGYLAKPYEMEFWQGRPNRLHDRIIYELTGDFDWKISRLAP, encoded by the coding sequence ATGGAAAACCTTCATGATAAAAGGAAAGTTTACGATAAATCCCAGCTCCTTGAATGCGAAGTGAAAAAAAATCCGATCGAGCAGTTTCGCGACTGGTTTATGGAAGCTGAAGAAGCGGATGCTATATCGGAGGCCAATGCGATGGCCATCTCAACAATGGAACAGGACGGTTGCCCGAGAACGAGGATGGTGCTCCTGAAGGCTTATACCTGGGAAGGTTTTATTTTTTACACCAATTATGACAGTAGGAAAGGGATGGCCATCAAAAATAATCCCAAAGCTTGTCTTCATTTTTTCTGGCCGCCGCTCGAAAGACAAATCATCATAAAAGCAGATTTAGAAAAACTGCCGGCAAACCTCAATGACGGTTATTTTGCACAAAGGCCGAAAGGCAGCCAGCTTGGCGCCAAGGTTTCTCCGCAGAGCAAAATTATTCCGAACCGGGAATTTTTGGAGAACAGGTTAGCGGAATTGGAGCAAGAATATAAAGAAAAGGAAGTTCCAAGGCCTGAAAACTGGGGCGGTTATTTGGCCAAACCTTATGAAATGGAATTCTGGCAGGGAAGGCCCAACCGTCTGCACGACAGGATTATTTATGAGCTGACCGGAGATTTCGACTGGAAGATCTCACGCTTAGCGCCATAA
- a CDS encoding HU family DNA-binding protein, which translates to MNKSELIDAMAQDAGITKVAAKAALESFMSNVQSALTKKDGKVSLVGFGTFSVSERAARQGINPATKKPIKIAAKKVAKFKAGADLANAVAGAKKK; encoded by the coding sequence ATGAACAAGTCTGAATTAATCGACGCAATGGCACAGGATGCCGGAATTACTAAAGTTGCTGCTAAAGCCGCTCTAGAATCTTTTATGTCTAACGTACAGTCTGCCCTAACGAAGAAAGACGGTAAAGTATCTTTGGTAGGCTTTGGAACATTCTCTGTATCTGAAAGAGCTGCAAGACAGGGAATTAACCCTGCAACTAAAAAGCCGATCAAAATCGCTGCTAAGAAAGTTGCAAAATTCAAAGCTGGTGCTGACCTAGCTAACGCAGTAGCTGGTGCTAAGAAAAAATAA
- the panD gene encoding aspartate 1-decarboxylase: MLIEVFKSKIHRVRVTESDLNYIGSITIDEDLLDAAGLVVGERVYIVNVNNGERFDTYTIKGKRKSGEICLNGPAARKVQKGDIIIIISYAQMTPEEAKTFQPKIIFPDEKTNLLT; encoded by the coding sequence ATGCTAATTGAAGTTTTTAAATCTAAAATTCACAGGGTTAGAGTCACAGAGTCCGACCTTAATTATATCGGGAGCATTACCATTGACGAAGATTTGCTAGATGCCGCCGGACTGGTGGTTGGTGAGCGTGTATATATTGTGAATGTAAACAACGGTGAGCGTTTTGATACCTATACGATAAAAGGCAAAAGAAAATCCGGCGAGATCTGCCTTAACGGTCCGGCCGCCAGAAAAGTGCAGAAAGGCGACATTATCATCATCATTTCATACGCCCAAATGACGCCTGAGGAAGCAAAAACGTTCCAGCCGAAAATCATTTTCCCTGATGAAAAGACTAATTTACTAACATAA
- a CDS encoding lysylphosphatidylglycerol synthase transmembrane domain-containing protein, producing the protein MWLAFRGLDFEKIKGYFAKANYFWVVAAAVFGILAYWFRAVRWNLLLEPLGYRISNSNSMWTISFGYLMNLTIPRSGELARSTALYGVEKVPVDKSFGTIILERVVDLICMIGFLGLTLIFKYNAIAEFYRFATEQKAGAEKSSSNWIWLILGAGLLGAVLFFALRKALEKLPFFRNIYKIFDGLLQGVLSIFRLKNPVKFILYSIAIWVCYYLAAYLVCFALPETADFTVADGFFIIVVGTLGMMVPASGGIGAFHFALKIGIGALFLSMGKSFDEGAEVGLAYAFISHTMQLVIMVVMGFISIPILARNRHKAVEAREFF; encoded by the coding sequence ATGTGGCTGGCTTTCCGCGGACTGGATTTTGAAAAAATAAAAGGTTACTTCGCAAAAGCAAATTACTTTTGGGTAGTTGCTGCTGCCGTTTTTGGAATTCTGGCCTACTGGTTCAGGGCGGTGCGATGGAATCTGTTGCTGGAACCGTTGGGATACCGCATTTCAAATTCCAATTCCATGTGGACCATCTCTTTTGGCTATCTCATGAATTTAACAATACCGAGAAGCGGCGAACTGGCGCGATCTACGGCATTGTATGGTGTAGAAAAAGTGCCGGTTGACAAATCTTTCGGGACTATTATTCTGGAACGGGTCGTCGACTTAATCTGCATGATCGGTTTTCTCGGCCTTACACTGATTTTTAAATACAATGCCATTGCAGAATTTTACAGGTTTGCGACAGAACAGAAGGCGGGTGCGGAAAAATCTTCCTCCAACTGGATATGGCTGATTTTGGGCGCAGGTTTGCTTGGTGCTGTATTATTTTTTGCACTGAGGAAAGCGCTTGAAAAATTGCCTTTTTTCAGAAATATTTACAAAATTTTTGATGGATTATTGCAGGGAGTCCTTTCTATTTTCAGACTTAAAAATCCGGTAAAATTCATCCTTTATTCCATCGCGATTTGGGTGTGTTATTATCTCGCAGCTTATCTGGTTTGTTTTGCCCTTCCCGAAACTGCAGATTTCACCGTTGCCGATGGGTTTTTCATTATCGTGGTGGGAACTTTAGGAATGATGGTTCCGGCTTCCGGCGGAATCGGTGCGTTTCATTTTGCCCTGAAAATCGGGATTGGTGCACTGTTTCTTTCCATGGGAAAATCTTTTGATGAAGGTGCAGAGGTCGGTTTGGCTTATGCGTTCATTTCTCACACGATGCAGCTGGTGATCATGGTGGTTATGGGTTTTATTTCAATTCCGATTTTGGCCAGAAACCGGCATAAAGCGGTGGAAGCTCGGGAGTTTTTTTAA
- a CDS encoding M3 family metallopeptidase has translation MTPNILLQNFDTPHHSAPFEQIKEEDFLPAFQELIKISEAEINEIAQNAALPTFENTIEALAYSGEKLDVVSNIFFNLNSAETNDEIQKIAQEVSPLLTEFSSKISQNQQLFERIKKVYNEREKYDLNEEQQTLLTETYKGFVRSGALLNDDDKKKLEKINIDLSMKSLQFGQNVLASTNAYFKHIENKEDLKGIPDAILAQYAEDAKEKNLEGYVITLQYPSYLPAMTYAENRDLRKELALANGKKSFDGGEFDNKNLIKEIISLRQQKAELLGYKNYADYVLEERMAQSSQKVHDFLNELLEKATPYAQKETEELKTLAKADGIEEMQSYDHAFYAEKLRKQKFDLNDEELKPYFQLDKVQEAVFGLASQLFGLTFKEVFNVQKYHPEVRTYEIFERAQPNLPDEKEEVHSGDLGAFKALLYVDYHPRKGKRAGAWMTSFKNQFKKDGENHRPHISVVCNFSKPTADTPSLLTFQEVTTLFHEFGHALHGVLADTQYPNLSGTSVKWDFVELPSQFLENYCYEPEFLKTFAKHYQTGEVLPDDKIDKIAESKNFMEGYQTLRQLGFGLLDMAYHTKSDKVEDVKTFETEETKATNLYPSNPETAVSPSFSHIFQGGYSAGYYSYKWAEVLDADAFQYFKENGIFNPEIAAKYKVLLSSGGTKNPMELYKNFRGSEPKVESLLKRAFG, from the coding sequence ATGACACCCAATATTTTATTACAAAACTTCGATACACCGCACCATTCTGCGCCTTTTGAACAGATTAAAGAAGAAGATTTTCTCCCGGCTTTTCAAGAACTCATTAAAATTTCCGAAGCCGAAATCAATGAAATCGCGCAAAATGCGGCGCTGCCAACTTTCGAAAACACCATTGAAGCACTCGCCTATTCCGGTGAAAAACTGGATGTAGTTTCCAATATTTTTTTCAACCTTAATTCTGCCGAAACCAACGATGAAATACAGAAAATCGCACAGGAAGTTTCACCGCTGCTCACTGAATTTTCGTCTAAAATTTCGCAAAACCAACAACTTTTCGAAAGAATTAAGAAAGTGTACAACGAAAGGGAAAAATATGATTTAAATGAAGAACAGCAAACCCTTCTCACCGAAACCTACAAAGGATTTGTCCGCAGTGGCGCACTTTTGAACGATGATGACAAGAAAAAACTGGAGAAGATTAATATTGACCTGTCAATGAAATCGCTGCAGTTTGGCCAGAATGTTTTAGCGTCTACCAATGCGTATTTCAAACATATTGAAAACAAGGAAGATTTGAAGGGAATTCCGGACGCGATTCTTGCACAATACGCCGAAGATGCAAAGGAAAAAAATCTCGAAGGCTATGTTATTACGCTGCAATATCCAAGTTATCTTCCGGCAATGACTTACGCTGAAAACCGCGATTTGAGGAAAGAATTGGCTTTGGCCAACGGTAAAAAATCTTTCGACGGCGGTGAATTTGACAATAAAAATCTGATTAAAGAAATCATCAGTCTGCGCCAGCAAAAAGCCGAACTTTTGGGTTATAAAAATTATGCAGATTACGTTTTGGAGGAAAGAATGGCGCAATCTTCGCAGAAAGTCCACGATTTTCTGAACGAACTTTTGGAAAAGGCCACACCTTACGCCCAAAAAGAAACCGAAGAATTAAAAACGCTGGCAAAAGCCGATGGAATTGAAGAAATGCAAAGTTATGACCACGCGTTTTATGCGGAGAAACTGCGCAAACAAAAATTTGACTTGAATGACGAGGAACTGAAGCCCTATTTCCAGCTCGACAAAGTTCAGGAAGCAGTTTTTGGTTTGGCCAGTCAACTTTTCGGGCTGACTTTCAAAGAAGTCTTTAATGTCCAAAAATACCATCCGGAGGTGAGAACGTATGAAATTTTTGAGCGAGCCCAACCTAACCTTCCGGATGAGAAGGAAGAAGTACACTCAGGAGATTTAGGAGCTTTTAAAGCCCTGTTATATGTTGATTACCACCCTAGGAAAGGCAAGCGCGCGGGAGCCTGGATGACGAGTTTCAAAAATCAGTTCAAGAAAGATGGTGAAAATCACCGTCCGCATATTTCGGTGGTTTGCAATTTCTCGAAACCGACCGCCGACACACCAAGTTTACTGACTTTCCAGGAAGTGACGACACTTTTCCACGAATTTGGACATGCTTTGCATGGCGTTTTGGCTGACACCCAATATCCAAACCTTTCGGGAACCTCAGTAAAATGGGACTTTGTGGAACTTCCGTCACAGTTTTTGGAAAATTATTGCTACGAACCGGAATTCCTGAAAACATTTGCAAAACATTACCAGACCGGAGAAGTTTTACCGGATGACAAAATCGATAAAATCGCCGAATCGAAAAATTTTATGGAAGGGTATCAAACATTGAGGCAACTTGGTTTTGGGCTTTTGGATATGGCCTACCACACCAAATCCGACAAAGTTGAGGACGTAAAAACCTTTGAAACCGAAGAAACGAAAGCGACAAATTTATATCCATCAAATCCTGAAACTGCAGTAAGCCCTAGTTTTTCGCATATCTTCCAGGGCGGTTATTCAGCGGGATATTATTCTTATAAATGGGCGGAAGTTCTGGATGCGGATGCTTTTCAGTACTTTAAAGAAAACGGAATTTTCAACCCGGAAATCGCGGCGAAATACAAAGTTCTGCTTTCTTCCGGCGGAACGAAAAATCCGATGGAACTGTACAAAAATTTCCGCGGCAGCGAACCAAAAGTGGAGAGTTTGCTGAAGCGGGCGTTTGGATAG
- a CDS encoding MliC family protein: MTRKLFFSAALALVAMSCSKKNETGSITTEETTTSNPETTINTTVTPIDSATSLKETQSVTTADQTTTTKTTTGEVYHYISNDGKTKFSAIYDPEKGTVALKNETTGQTYDMKSVVSGSGSKYEDADKNFWWTHQGEFNFGKGDKDLILGKEVK, from the coding sequence ATGACTAGAAAATTGTTTTTCTCAGCGGCACTTGCGCTGGTGGCAATGTCCTGCTCCAAAAAAAATGAAACAGGATCTATCACCACAGAAGAAACCACCACTTCTAATCCTGAAACCACCATCAACACGACGGTAACTCCGATAGATTCTGCAACGTCGTTGAAGGAAACACAATCTGTTACCACAGCCGACCAAACTACAACAACCAAAACCACTACAGGAGAGGTTTACCACTACATCAGCAACGACGGAAAAACAAAATTCAGCGCCATTTATGACCCTGAAAAAGGTACCGTAGCCCTGAAAAATGAAACTACCGGCCAAACCTACGATATGAAAAGCGTGGTTTCCGGAAGCGGCTCGAAATATGAGGATGCCGATAAAAATTTCTGGTGGACACACCAAGGTGAATTTAACTTCGGAAAAGGCGACAAAGACCTTATCTTAGGGAAAGAAGTAAAATAA
- a CDS encoding nitroreductase family protein: MNPDILKQIIQSRKSIFPKDYTAEEIPQEILEEILNSAHFAPNHKRTKPWRFKIFRGLQKTELGEKLAETYREITRPEVFLERKYVDISEKIKKTDAVVAVCVNFSGLVQEWEEVAAVAMGVQNMYLTCTANNVGCYWSTPNTKDYIGDYLGLQENQKCLGFFYMGMV, translated from the coding sequence ATGAATCCTGATATTTTAAAACAAATCATACAATCCCGGAAAAGCATCTTTCCAAAAGATTATACAGCAGAAGAAATTCCGCAGGAGATCCTCGAAGAAATTTTGAATTCTGCGCATTTTGCTCCGAATCACAAAAGAACAAAACCGTGGCGTTTCAAAATTTTCCGTGGGCTGCAAAAAACCGAATTAGGTGAAAAACTCGCTGAAACATACCGCGAAATTACGCGTCCGGAAGTTTTCCTCGAGAGAAAATATGTGGATATTTCTGAAAAAATTAAAAAAACAGATGCTGTTGTTGCTGTTTGCGTCAACTTTTCAGGACTCGTTCAGGAATGGGAAGAAGTTGCCGCTGTTGCGATGGGTGTCCAAAATATGTATTTGACCTGCACTGCGAATAATGTCGGTTGCTATTGGAGTACCCCGAATACGAAAGATTATATCGGTGATTATCTTGGTTTGCAAGAAAACCAGAAATGTTTGGGGTTCTTTTATATGGGAATGGTTTGA
- a CDS encoding IS110 family RNA-guided transposase, protein MSNLLKKVIGVDVGSKFLTLSFLDDEKGEQVLNLPNNERSILSFLSKISPSDYCFVIEATGNYSSRLLHLSIGKGFESSLINCMSVKHFARMKNIITKTDAEDAKLIRNYGEMFRPEFYIPKTQDIEYLDQEIKLLNDLEEEKRRYAVKLKALRFHSVVNPSTEKHYEKRLKQLEKEIKEVEARLPQLQDEEFTETKNLLQSVSGIGEKTSLQLMTATSGFKNFHSSKSLVKYFGLAPRIYQSGKKSYSPGKCRTSKTYIRSILYVCSWTAIKHNQKCKELYLRLLEKGKAKKLALIAVCNKLLRICFSVVKNKTPFQQDFQNKLKIST, encoded by the coding sequence ATGTCAAATTTATTGAAAAAAGTAATTGGTGTGGACGTTGGGTCCAAATTTTTAACGCTTAGTTTCCTGGACGATGAAAAAGGAGAACAGGTTTTGAATTTGCCAAATAATGAGCGCAGCATTTTGTCGTTTCTGTCTAAAATCTCTCCAAGCGATTATTGTTTTGTGATTGAGGCAACCGGAAACTACAGCAGCCGCCTGCTTCACCTCTCTATAGGAAAAGGATTTGAAAGCAGTCTGATCAACTGTATGTCTGTGAAACATTTTGCAAGGATGAAAAACATCATCACGAAAACCGATGCGGAGGATGCAAAACTGATCAGGAATTACGGAGAGATGTTCCGTCCGGAATTTTATATTCCAAAAACTCAGGATATTGAATATCTGGATCAGGAAATAAAGCTTCTTAATGATCTGGAAGAAGAAAAGCGTCGTTACGCGGTAAAGCTAAAAGCCTTAAGATTCCATTCCGTTGTTAATCCTTCAACAGAGAAACATTATGAAAAACGTTTAAAGCAACTGGAGAAAGAAATCAAGGAAGTTGAGGCCAGATTGCCGCAGTTGCAGGATGAGGAATTTACAGAAACTAAAAACCTGCTGCAGTCTGTATCGGGAATTGGCGAAAAGACGTCACTCCAATTAATGACTGCCACCTCAGGATTTAAAAATTTTCATTCTTCAAAATCTCTGGTAAAGTATTTTGGTCTGGCTCCAAGAATTTACCAATCGGGAAAGAAATCTTATTCACCAGGAAAATGCCGAACTTCAAAAACTTATATCCGAAGTATTCTCTATGTCTGTTCCTGGACGGCGATAAAGCACAACCAAAAATGTAAAGAGCTCTACTTACGGCTGCTTGAGAAGGGCAAGGCAAAAAAACTGGCTCTGATTGCCGTATGCAACAAACTTCTACGAATATGCTTCAGCGTAGTAAAAAACAAAACACCTTTTCAACAGGATTTTCAAAATAAATTAAAAATTTCAACCTGA
- a CDS encoding 30S ribosomal protein S16, with product MSVKIRLQRHGKKGKPFFHIVVADSRARRDGKFIEKLGTYNPITNPATIELDVDGAVKWLNNGAQPTDTARAILSYKGALYKKHLQGGVAKGAFDEAEAEKRFNAWLENKEKAVEGKKEGLAKSKADAKKAALEAEAKVNADRIAAQEAVLAEAKAAEEAANAPAEDEPVAAEGNEEPVAETAEETPAAEAEGTEEAQA from the coding sequence ATGTCAGTAAAAATCAGATTACAAAGACACGGTAAAAAAGGGAAGCCTTTTTTCCACATCGTGGTTGCAGATTCCAGAGCAAGAAGAGATGGTAAATTCATCGAAAAATTGGGAACTTATAACCCAATCACCAATCCTGCAACCATCGAACTTGATGTTGACGGTGCAGTAAAATGGCTGAACAACGGTGCACAACCTACGGATACAGCCAGAGCAATCCTTTCTTACAAAGGAGCCCTTTACAAAAAACACCTTCAGGGTGGAGTAGCAAAAGGTGCTTTCGATGAAGCTGAAGCTGAGAAACGATTCAACGCTTGGTTGGAAAACAAAGAGAAAGCGGTTGAAGGTAAAAAAGAAGGTTTGGCAAAATCTAAGGCTGATGCCAAAAAAGCGGCTCTTGAAGCTGAAGCAAAAGTAAACGCAGACAGAATCGCGGCTCAGGAAGCTGTTTTAGCTGAAGCTAAAGCTGCTGAGGAAGCTGCAAACGCGCCTGCTGAAGATGAACCTGTTGCAGCAGAAGGCAATGAAGAGCCGGTAGCAGAAACTGCTGAGGAAACTCCTGCTGCAGAAGCAGAAGGTACTGAAGAAGCGCAGGCTTAA
- the rimM gene encoding ribosome maturation factor RimM (Essential for efficient processing of 16S rRNA), whose translation MKKEDCYFLGKITRKHGLAGNVVLKLDTDQPEFYNKLEGIFIEINGLLVPFFIEKQQWLKDDTKLISFKNSTEAMVEQSVNKNVYLPLSTLPKLTGNSFYYHEVVGYSLRDENDVDYGVVESVNDQTAQHYFVTDLKGKEIVVPIIKDWILEVNRDEKFIKMQLPEGLLDVFTTKAVKDE comes from the coding sequence ATGAAAAAAGAAGACTGTTATTTTCTGGGCAAAATCACCCGTAAACACGGACTGGCCGGTAACGTTGTTTTGAAACTCGATACCGACCAGCCGGAATTTTATAATAAACTCGAGGGTATTTTTATTGAAATCAATGGCCTGCTTGTCCCTTTCTTCATTGAAAAACAGCAGTGGTTAAAGGATGATACTAAATTGATTTCCTTTAAAAACTCGACCGAAGCAATGGTGGAGCAGTCGGTGAACAAAAACGTTTACCTTCCGCTTTCGACGCTGCCAAAACTTACCGGGAACAGTTTTTATTATCACGAAGTTGTGGGTTACAGCCTGAGAGATGAAAATGATGTTGACTACGGAGTGGTGGAATCTGTAAACGACCAGACAGCACAGCATTACTTTGTAACCGATCTCAAGGGCAAGGAAATCGTAGTTCCCATCATCAAAGACTGGATTCTCGAAGTAAACCGTGATGAGAAATTTATCAAAATGCAGCTTCCGGAAGGCCTTCTGGATGTCTTCACCACAAAAGCTGTGAAAGACGAATAG